A region from the Bacteroidota bacterium genome encodes:
- a CDS encoding NAD(P)-dependent oxidoreductase has protein sequence MKGDLPNIIVTGASGIVGKSFLENTKGKFKIYAIARRSQMEVQIEEHPNIKWIQVDIGNENNLYQILNLNIKDKIDFVLHLAGYYDFTNTNNIEYVRTNINGTRYILEYSKKLNIKRFIFASSVAAHEFTNRSKILNEKSPLDANYHYARSKMEGEKIVKEFSEYFPCSVVRFAAVFTDWCEYGPLYIFLMTWFSKKWNSRMLGGKGLSAIPYIHSSCLSRMLLTIFSKSERLLRYDVYIASPDTAISHKELFEFSTRYYFGNRIKPIMTPKLIASFGIILFDLLGRLFGSRPFERFWMIKYIDKKLDVDSSYTRKVLNWDPTPRFQILRRMLYITETLKSNPYLFHSKNTRALLRTSQRSNYIIYEVMVKLKDEINAKIKEILLDTKRKNEFSRYQNVNINTLNWDVSVFYQLLTASVRNHDRLILLNYLRNILVPILYKEGFKSYEINNAILETGKIVISLLLKEPDLKGMKQFVYDEISMTIQLSVDEVENAFEQFFKKPSISRMPHRADIQEKLQKLATFYDNDKKE, from the coding sequence ATGAAAGGTGATTTGCCAAATATAATCGTAACCGGAGCCTCTGGGATTGTAGGAAAAAGTTTTCTGGAAAATACTAAGGGAAAATTCAAAATATATGCAATTGCACGACGCTCTCAAATGGAAGTCCAAATAGAAGAGCATCCAAATATTAAGTGGATACAAGTAGATATCGGTAACGAAAATAATCTTTATCAAATATTAAATCTGAACATTAAAGACAAGATAGATTTTGTGCTTCATTTAGCCGGCTATTATGATTTTACAAATACTAATAATATAGAATATGTAAGAACAAATATTAATGGAACACGATATATTTTGGAATATTCGAAAAAGTTAAATATTAAACGGTTTATTTTTGCTAGTTCTGTTGCTGCACATGAATTTACGAACAGGAGTAAAATATTAAATGAAAAAAGTCCTCTTGACGCCAATTATCATTATGCAAGAAGTAAAATGGAAGGAGAAAAAATTGTGAAAGAATTCTCAGAATATTTTCCTTGTTCTGTTGTACGCTTTGCAGCAGTTTTTACAGATTGGTGCGAATATGGCCCCTTATATATTTTCTTAATGACTTGGTTTTCAAAAAAATGGAATTCGAGAATGTTAGGTGGCAAAGGTTTGTCTGCAATACCATATATTCATTCGAGTTGTCTTAGTCGAATGTTATTAACAATTTTTTCTAAAAGTGAAAGACTACTCCGGTATGATGTATATATTGCAAGTCCTGATACCGCAATCTCTCATAAGGAACTTTTTGAATTCTCTACTCGCTATTATTTTGGAAATAGAATCAAGCCAATAATGACACCTAAACTGATTGCTTCTTTCGGAATAATTTTATTCGATCTTCTTGGTCGATTATTTGGCAGCAGACCATTTGAAAGATTTTGGATGATAAAATATATTGATAAAAAACTTGACGTTGATTCTTCTTATACCAGAAAAGTACTTAACTGGGATCCTACACCACGATTTCAAATATTACGCAGAATGCTTTACATTACCGAAACATTGAAAAGTAATCCATATTTATTTCACTCGAAAAATACAAGAGCTTTATTACGAACTTCTCAAAGGTCTAATTATATTATTTATGAAGTAATGGTAAAATTAAAAGATGAAATAAATGCCAAAATCAAAGAGATTTTATTGGACACAAAAAGAAAAAACGAATTCTCAAGATATCAAAATGTTAATATTAATACTTTGAACTGGGATGTAAGTGTTTTCTATCAATTACTTACTGCTTCAGTCCGAAATCATGATAGATTGATTCTACTTAATTATTTGCGAAACATTTTAGTCCCAATTCTATATAAGGAGGGCTTCAAATCGTATGAAATTAATAATGCTATATTAGAAACTGGAAAAATTGTAATTTCCTTACTTTTAAAAGAACCTGATCTAAAGGGTATGAAGCAGTTCGTTTACGATGAAATTTCAATGACAATACAATTATCTGTTGATGAAGTGGAAAATGCTTTTGAACAATTTTTTAAAAAACCATCAATAAGTAGAATGCCTCACAGAGCAGATATTCAAGAAAAACTTCAAAAACTCGCTACTTTTTATGATAACGACAAGAAAGAATAA